GCTGCGGCTCAGCCGGCTGGATGTTATTTTAGTGGCTGTGCATCCCACCCATGCGTTTCTGTGGGCCCAGAAGCCGCGCTGCTGTGACGCCTTGTGAGCTCGAAGCTTATTCATGTTCAGGAATGGGAGGGTCAGGGCCATCGACACACACCAGCATCCTGCTGCCTATTATTTCCTGCCAGTGCTGGCGTCGCACCAAGCCCTAACATGACAGGTGGATGGAGTTCACAAGGAAATAATGTCATGGGCCAGTTTTCCAGGAAAGCTGTTAACTCTATTCACAAACTCGGGCCTTCAGATTGAAAGGGAATGTGGCTGAGAAAAGGTGGTGAAGGGCCGCTCTGgtgttatttacttttttttttttttttttttaatagattattcACTGACATCTCTTGCTGCAGTACAGAAATCTTTACCTTTATTAGTGCCTACATCTTCAAGAGTAGACTGTGGCTGAATACCTTATAACTTACAAAACCACGGGGGCGCCGCCTCTGCAAGTCCCAAATGGCCATTTTAATTTCAATCAGATTGCAAAAGATGGTAAGAAACTAAACATCCGCCTTTTCCTGAGCTAACTGATTCCTgggaaacagaaaaggagaagaaatattaGGTGAGATCTAAGACTGATGTTAACCTGGGGACTTCAGGCATTTTATAAGAATGAAACTGAGGGTACAGCCAAGGATGTATCAGAAACAAGACTGACATATTTTTAAAGGTCTCTGCCTTCCAATAAGGCATTTGTGTAAAGCTCTACTATCCTTCCTGACTTTAGGTAGTGTCCAACATTTGCTGTCGTgtgttcttctctttcctcttttcctctctgtttttaaaGTTTAATACTTTTTTCTCTTACTCTAGAAAGCACAGAAGAGTTAAGTGAAAGCAATCAATCcaaaaagtgtttttcaaaaaTGCCATGTTTGCCACAAATGCAAATTTTTGGATGCATGAGTTAGGACAATAGGACTCCAACTGGCTACTCATGAGAGGAAGGATTAGGTCCTCTGTCATGTTAATAGTGACATCAACAACCTGAATAAAAGCCAAAAATTCAAGTTGATTCTGCAGTTTAAGACCATTGTTCTCCGATATGGTTTAGCCTGTAAGATTTAGTCTACACATAAGAGTTTTGCCAGGatttatataatttttcacaTCATACAGTGCAATTCCTGATATGTTAATGTACTTTTATGTATAAAAGCCCTTTGTAATTGACAAAGATTTATACTGATATAGCTAAAATGTCCTACAATCTAAAGGCATCAGAGGTATTGGAAATACGTATGCAAAATGATGGTTACCGATCTTCTTATTTTGGAGCCCATTGTACAAACAAATTAAGCAAAACCCACTAATGATATGCAACAACCTCCATCTCAGGTATTAAAGGAGCAGTAGCCCTGGGCTTCGACTCTGGATAAGGAAAGCTGAGGCAAGTATACAGGATATTCCAGAGGGCTTGCTTCTGGCCTGACCCTTCTGGATCCTGATGAAATTCTCAGGCCTTTCTTCATTCCGTTCTCTGAGCCTGATTCATGTTCTGTAGAGCTGCAGTAATACTGTACATTAGTTGTTTGGTAACAGGAGCTCTCCCAAGCATTCAAGGCAGAGAAATTAATTCTTGACACAACTCCACGAAACTAACCtagctctctcctttttttttttttaaacctggcaAATTATGGTATTAGAACCACAGTCACGTACAAAACATGACAAGTTAAGTGACTGGGGAATCGTAAATTGGGCGTTTTGACTTGAACAAATACTAAGCATTGTCATACCAaactgattattattttaaaatactgtcccGGGCTATAACTGGCTTTGTGTACAATAGCAATACAGGGTGTAGTTACAGACACAATTTCCTGTGCTTaagttttgaaattattatttaagaTCCACGTAACATTTGCCCAGTACACCAGCGCAATTCCCCTATTAGATAATTTTCTATCCTTGTGAGGGCAATTTTACTTGCGCAATGCTGCCAGAGCTTTCAGGAAGGGAGAGACAAGCAATTGTGACAATAAAATTTGCATCAGCTCCCACCCAACCTCTCCCAGAACCTAAATACCATTTGTCGCATTCAAAGCCTTTTCACACCAGAAGGGAAGGTGTTTCTGAACTGGAAAGTCATTGTGATCTCCACAGGGTTGCATCCTCCAGGATGACTTTTGCCTCTCAGGTTCCCATGAGAAACAGCAACTGTGGAGTTCCAAATGGATTTGCATCAAAGACTCGGTGGACTGCATGACCAAGCATCCAGGCTCGAAACCCCAAATCAATGCAGGTTAGGTCATGGAGTTCAAAAGCTGAAGCAGAAATTTTGCTGTTTGTAGCTGACCAGTTTGAGGGAGTTGACCCTTGTAAAAGCATTGTAAAAGTGTCCTtgtaaaaaacatttcagatctAACAATACCACCAGTTTCTGGAAAAATGAAGGTGCTAAGCCTGCCACACTGTACTCATGTAGCACATCTCCCAGAATGATTGGGTTTTAAGGGCTAAAAAGAATGTATTGTTTCTGTGTGGGAACAAGGACAAGGAGAGAGAGGGATAGTAATGAAAATGTCTGTAATATGTAGATTTGTAGGAAGAAAAAACATAAGACTGTGAGACTTGTGTTGGACGTCATCACTGCTCATTCCAAAAAGATGCTACTACTCCTTCAGATTGTCCCAAAATCAATGCACACAAATGATGGTGGAGAAGTCTGTGCCAGTTTCTAAGGCCACATGGCAATTGAGTGATGAAACATGTGAAAATATCTTCAGCAGCATGAGGTCTCTGACCAAACTGTTCACAACCTCTGCCTTGCTCCTGCAGGACACCAGGACCAGGTGCTGGGCTTCTTCCCCATAAAATTACTATTTTGCTTCTCTGAATAAAGGACAAACAAGAGTGAATTCCTGCACAGGCTTTCACTCACTGCTTGACACGAAAATGCTTGTGCATGTACCTTGTCTCAGTAGGATAGCTGATGCTACTGAGCTCAGCAGTGTGCGCTACAGCAGCCCCATATTACCTAGAGGCCTCTCAACCTGTCAGTTAGCTGGTATTACAGGACACCATGCTGCATGTGAAGCTTTGCTATGCTAGGGGATCATGGCTAGGGTCATTGCAATGCTGTCTGTCACTGCTCACATGCTGCTTAATGCCTAGATGCCCCACAACTAGCAAGGCAGAGGGCGGTGCAGGCACTCTGCTGTGTCCTTGTATATGCAGGGCAAATATAAAAGAGAGCAGAGACAAGGGAAAGGAAATCTTCTCTAGTAGTAGCAGAGTGACTCGTACTCACTGTTAATTTACCTTTCCTGAAAAAACTGCTCCCCAGAACCCATTGCCTCCATTCCACTGAGTTTGGCCTTTGCTCCACTTGACTTGGAGCAGAGCCTCACCTTGCacctctcctttccttccacaCACCGCGTGCAAGTTCGCCTGTATCACAGCAATGGCGAAGGGACGACCCACGTATGAGAAAGACTTCTGAAGAGGGCAACAGGCTGCTTCTGCTTTGGGCTCAGCCTGGGAATCACGGGGCTGAGCTGCTACACTTGTCTAGCGGAAATCACTGCATCTCTACAGCCCCTGCAATTCTCTTCTCGGCAGCCCGCAAAATTccactgaggaaaaagaaatggggagggggaagaaggagtCAGAAAAAAACTATTGTGTTCccaggggggggaaaaataaacaGCCCTATTTAGCTTATCCAGCTTTGCTAATGTCAAtcacttttctcattttaaacagGAAAGACACCACTTTAGTCCACCTGTTCCATTATTTATCATGCTATGCATTTCCCATGAATTGTCACTCATGCAAAACCTGTACATCGTAAGGGGACACCCTAATATTTTTAATGACCTTAAGCAAAGTGATTGACATTAGACACCGGTGTCAGATGTTCTGGTGACGCAACATGTTCTCCTAGCAGCAGGAAAGCTTCCTGCCGTGATTAAGTTAGGGCTATGGAAGTGCTAAAATGTGTTGTCAGCTTTCCTCTGATGCAAGTGATTTTATTATAGCGTCTGGTAACCACGGAGTGTGGCAACGCAAATACTGACTCCAAACATCCCCTCCCAAACATATAGCTAGCTCTATTTAAAACACAAAGTGCACTTTGCAAATCCGGGGATAAGTTATGGATGTAACAAGCTTAAACCATGGAGGGCAGAGGAAAAGGCGGCACCTAAGCCAGAATGCCTGGGTGATTTCAGCAAGAGAAGCGTACGGCTCCGGGATGACCTGCAGAAGGCTATCTCCTGCGGCACCTGTCAGCAGGTGTGCTCTGCAGCGGCATCGCCGCAGCCGTTGTGGATGCCAGAGGTTCTGGAGGGCAAAGAGGAGGCCCGCTAGCACAGGCCTCGCTCGCTGTAGCAGTGGGAAGCAAAAATCGCATCCAGCTCTTCTGAGTCTGGAAAAGTaagggaagataaaaaaaaaaaaaaaagaaggagaaagagagggaaaaaaaaaaaaagaaagaggactcCATGCAGCCTCTCTGCCTTCTGACACCCTCATACATGCTGGGGTGGAAGTCTGTGACTTGGCTCAGCACCACTTGTCCTTCAAGACATAGATAAAGAAATAATGTTCTGGTTTGCTTCAATTTCAATTTGGGACCAGCCCCTCAATTATTCATTACCTGAGAAAAGCTGGAATACCTCTAGAACACAAGAGTTACAGAATCAAACGTCTCAGACACACACAGGGGACACCTGGCACCCGCTTTTCGTGAAGGTTCATTCAACAAACATTTACCACACAGATGACTTTGCTTCCACAAGTAATTATTAATAGTTGTGTCTAAAACTGGCTACGCCAGTGTCTGCAGAACTGACTGTTACGATTTTTCAATAACTGACCTGTTAATCAAGCTACAAGAGGGGCGGGCTGTCAAATCAAAATCCATAGTCTACAGAGATTTTTGGAAGAGATCAGCAGTACATATGTTCACAGTTATTGTCACAGATGTTGTTCTACAAAAATAGAATCATAAAGCAGTCAAATTTGAAGATACAAGCTATCCTGATagcaataaaaaaagattttctaaAGGTCTAGCAGCactgaatattattttaatgacatttactttttaattttatagcAAAATAATCAAAAGTGCTAAACCTGACCacattaatttacaaaaaaagtCTCATGTTTTAAGATATAGTCATACCTCGTTATTTAGGTTAGACAATATAATTACACATTTCTACCTATTTCTATTCAAtagtaaaacaaaattaatattagttggtttaaaaaagggggaaagtacCACAGATATTGGGAGGGGAAAGTTACATAAAATATACGAATCAGCTTATTGAACAATCTGCAGTGTGTTTGgttgttactgcttttttttttttttcttttcagctacaATTTAAGTCACAGACAATCTGGCCGTAAGATTGTAGTCACTTCAAATGCTATGACTTCTCCCTTGGTCAAATGTCACAGTGTGTATTTTAAGGAGATCTCTGGCATTTCAAGTcagttcaaattattttcttagttcTCACAAGTTCGCTTTCCAACACAATCAGCATGTTGGAGAATGCAGTTATGATGATTGCAGTTATGATGACACTTTTCTGTGAAGGAAACCTGTTTTTTCCTCCGTCTTGGAAAGAATCACTACCAAGtctgcagtaagaaaaatattaagagcaCTTGCAGAGTTTTAAAGCGTATTTCTCAATccattccattttcatttcagttcatttccaAAGTTAAATTAAAACCTGCATTCTCTCGTATTGATAAATAGTCAAGTTGACTTACAAAGGTTCTGTCTTCTGTCCAGCATTCTCTTGGTTGTCTTTAACCAAACAAGGTTCGTTGATTTGCCACAAGCGCTGTCTGGCTCTCCCGcctctttgctttcttgttttgctgCCTGATTTTCCAGCACACTGCACTAGAAGCCAGCAAAAGGAGTCCTGATGACAAGAGGACTAATCCAAACACTGAGATGATTGATCCATGGGAATTGAAGCTGTACGCCACAGCAGTAACCACAATGCCGGCTATGAGGATAACCACACCGAAGGGAATGGTACAGCGATAACAGGAGAGTTCTGCTCCCCCTGTTGCTGCAGTCAGCTGGCATTCACTGACAAGAGGGATGGTGGTTATCACACAGTCATTGTTATTACTCTTCTCCGTGGTGACAGAATCAGGATGCTTTGGAGCACCCAGGATCTCTTTAATAGGTTCGTTTGTCATCTTGATTGTCTTGACTTCGTCAATTCTTAGGCTACTGCAGGCTCTGCTGAGCACGCATTGCACTGTGGAGAGAAGAGCATGAGTTCAACTAAGAAGCATTACCGTTATGTGACAAATGGGTGACACAGAAGTATCCCCCTCAGGATTGCAAACAAGCAGACACTCTGACCCCACAAGGATTTGCGCACAAGCTTATTTGTAACACTGCCGATTGTGGAGGATCTGAATCAAATCTTATGGTAGTCATCAGCAGGTGCCTAAGAGCTAGAAAGAACAGTGTCACAGACTAAGACAGACACCAACCTTAAAGTGTTGTGGGCCAAATCCCAGTTTAAGTTACATCCTAAAGTCAGTATTTCTGGATGTAATTTAGATTTCAATGGCATTACATCTTTTGATGAGGGGGTGAAGTTCATGGGCTGTTTTGGTTAAAAATTCTACTCTTGCTCACACACTTTCTCACACTTTCTTCATATATACACCTATACACACACATTACACAGATTTGCTCCAATGCACATCACAATAACCTAGGCAAGAACTGGCTCAGCAAAAACCAGGACTGAACAGCGAACCCTTTCTCGGTGCAAGTGCTACTTCgcaaaaaaatccaaatggtCACGACTAGGTATGGGTGTGGGGGGAATGGGGATGAAGACAGTTCCCTGCACTCAGCAAACACCAGCTGAAAGCTGGTGAACCTACCGTTACAGCAACATCGATGCCAGACTGTCAGCTTGCCATTTAAATTGGCTTAATGCAAAAGTAATGGGTCCCTTGTAAGTCCATGAACCACATCCATGTTACTGTGTGGGAGGGAGATTTACAGTCATATTCACTCATCTCAGTTACAGTAAGTTGCTGTCCTCCTGTCTCCATATTGTATACACGCTCTCACTCCTACAGACGGCACGCACAGTTTGATTGCTTCCACATTATGAGACAAAACAGCCTTTGGCTCCACGGAACCCAGTGCTTAACTGGAGTCCACCCGATCGGGGCAAGCCGAGCCCGCGGCTTTCCACCACTCCAGGCTGCCGTGACAGACCTCGGCCATCTCACCGGGACTCTGGTGGTGTGGGGGCCGCCCCGGAGACTGCGATGAGCCTCTGACGGCTGTGCTGCCTTGGACCAGGCTGTGCGCTCAGTGCACCCCACCACATACAACAGAGCCTGGGACACGGGAACCACTAGGTTTTCCTCCTGCAAGTAGCTCACAGGACTCCTGCACCACTCTCCAGTACGGGCTGTGTAACTTTTGCTCTTATGAGCAGCATGATACGCAGCTCAGAGAACAAGGAAGAGCGTTGGCAATGCAGTAATGCTTTTATCACTTTTATCACCTTCACATCTGTGACTAGGAAGTTAATTGCCAGATACTTgtattct
This window of the Accipiter gentilis chromosome 10, bAccGen1.1, whole genome shotgun sequence genome carries:
- the TMEM100 gene encoding transmembrane protein 100 codes for the protein MTNEPIKEILGAPKHPDSVTTEKSNNNDCVITTIPLVSECQLTAATGGAELSCYRCTIPFGVVILIAGIVVTAVAYSFNSHGSIISVFGLVLLSSGLLLLASSAVCWKIRQQNKKAKRRESQTALVANQRTLFG